In Agrobacterium sp. RAC06, a single window of DNA contains:
- a CDS encoding sigma-54-dependent transcriptional regulator, with the protein MNSGQVLLVDDEEELRFSTSQALELHGLQVKAFASGEEILSRVGFGFDGVVVSDIRMPGMDGMTLLHRIRELDHEIPVILVTGHGEVQLAVKAMREGAYDFIEKPFASQALAGVVRHALDRRSLVLENRRLRAVAGKRDDIETRLPGRTPVMVDLRYRVRAIGATEADALIIGETGAGKEVVARSLHDVSARSKGPFIAINCASLPETLIESELFGHEAGAFPGAIRARYGKFEHGRGGTILLDEIGSMPFDLQAKFLRVLQERTITRLGSNETVPLDVRFLATSKVDLESEVAAGRFRADLFYRLNVATLRVPSLSQRRADIPLLFLHLVREASARYGRDDMEVEPEILSEIAERHWPGNVRELRNAADRLVLGIETGLDVATDPDAAATRLAEKVAAYEKQLIASAIAAHGGALKPVYEQLGISRKTLYEKMQKHGLDKNLAIDG; encoded by the coding sequence GTGAATTCAGGACAGGTCTTGCTCGTCGATGACGAGGAGGAGCTGCGCTTCTCCACCAGTCAGGCGCTCGAACTGCACGGCCTGCAGGTCAAGGCCTTCGCCTCCGGAGAGGAAATCCTCTCGCGGGTCGGCTTCGGTTTCGATGGCGTGGTCGTGAGTGACATCCGCATGCCGGGCATGGACGGGATGACGCTTCTCCACCGCATCCGCGAACTCGATCACGAGATCCCCGTCATTCTCGTGACCGGACATGGCGAGGTGCAGCTTGCCGTCAAGGCGATGCGTGAAGGCGCCTATGACTTCATCGAGAAGCCGTTTGCCAGCCAGGCGCTCGCCGGTGTCGTGCGACATGCACTCGACCGCCGGTCGCTGGTGCTTGAGAACCGGCGTCTGAGGGCGGTCGCGGGCAAGCGCGACGATATCGAGACGCGGCTTCCGGGGCGCACGCCCGTCATGGTCGACCTGCGCTACCGTGTCCGCGCCATCGGCGCCACCGAGGCGGATGCACTGATCATTGGCGAGACGGGTGCTGGCAAGGAGGTTGTGGCACGCAGCCTGCACGATGTCAGTGCGCGGTCAAAAGGACCCTTCATTGCGATCAACTGCGCCTCGCTACCAGAGACGCTGATCGAGAGCGAGCTCTTCGGCCATGAGGCGGGAGCCTTTCCAGGCGCGATCCGTGCGCGCTACGGCAAGTTCGAGCATGGTCGCGGCGGGACGATCCTGCTCGACGAAATCGGCTCCATGCCCTTCGACCTGCAGGCGAAGTTCCTGCGTGTCCTGCAGGAGCGGACCATCACGCGGCTCGGGTCCAACGAGACCGTGCCGCTCGACGTCCGCTTCCTGGCCACCAGCAAGGTCGACCTCGAAAGCGAGGTGGCTGCCGGGCGATTTCGCGCCGATCTCTTCTACCGGCTGAACGTCGCGACGCTCAGGGTGCCGTCGCTTTCGCAGCGACGGGCAGATATTCCGCTCCTTTTCCTGCATCTGGTGCGCGAAGCATCCGCGCGGTACGGTCGCGATGACATGGAGGTTGAGCCGGAGATCCTGTCCGAAATCGCCGAGCGCCACTGGCCGGGCAACGTGCGCGAGCTGAGGAATGCTGCCGATCGTCTCGTGCTCGGCATTGAAACCGGGCTCGACGTCGCGACCGATCCTGATGCCGCGGCCACACGTCTTGCCGAGAAGGTGGCAGCCTATGAAAAGCAATTGATCGCCAGCGCGATTGCAGCCCATGGGGGTGCGTTGAAGCCTGTCTATGAACAGCTCGGCATCTCGCGAAAGACGCTCTACGAGAAGATGCAGAAACACGGGTTGGACAAGAATCTGGCTATCGACGGCTGA